GCGCTCGCCGTGGACCGGATGCGCCGGACGGCGCCGGACCATCCGGCCGCCGGCATCGTGCTGAGTGCCTGGCGGACGATCCCCGACGCCGGCCCGTCGGGCCCCCGGCTGCTGTGTCACGGCGACTTCCACCTCGGCCAACTGGTGCGCGAGCCCCGGCCGGTGGGCGACGGGCCCTGGCGGCTCATCGACATCGACGACCTCGGCCTCGGCGATCCCGCGTGGGATCTGGCCCGCCCCGCCGCCTGGTTCGCCGCCGGCATCCTGCCGCCGGAGGTGTGGTCCCGTTTCCTCGGCGCGTACCAGGAGGCGGCCGGTCCGGCCGTCGGCGCCGATCCGTGGGTCCAACTCGACGTCCCGGCCCGGGCCCTGACGGTCCAGACGGCGGCTCTGGCCCTCGCCAAGTCCGTGGCCGAGCGCCGGCCGCTCGACGAGGTCGAGGACGTGATGATCGACACCTGCGCGCGGATAGCCGGACACCGAACCGATCCGGCCGCTTCGGCGTCCACGTAAAGTGAAAGGCACCATTCGAACGGCAATGTCAGGGAGTTGAGCCGAGCATGCAGTGTCCCAAGTGCCATGCGGCCATGCACACGTACAACCGCAACGGCGTCCAGATCGAGCAGTGCAGCGGCTGCCGCGGGATATTCCTGGACTTCGGCGAGCTGGAGGCCCTGACTCGCCTGGAGTCCCAGTGGTCCCAGCAGGCGCCGCCGGCCCCGCAGGCCTACCCGGCGCAGCCCGCCCCCGCGGCCCCCGCCTGGGGAGCCCCGCACCAGGGCGGCCACCACGGCGGTCACTACCGCCAGCGCGGCTTCGGCCGGATGCTCTTCTCCTCCTGAGGGTCCTGAGCACGAAGAAGCCCCCGGCGCGAGATGCGGCCGGGGGCTTCGTCAGGTGGTGCGCGATACTGGGATTGAACCAGTGACCTCTTCCGTGTCAGGGAAGCGCTCTCCCGCTGAGCTAATCGCGCGGGATGGTGCACATGTCGTATCCGAAGATACTCCATACTGCGTGCGCGATACTGGGATTGAACCAGTGACCTCTTCCGTGTCAGGGAAGCGCTCTCCCGCTGAGCTAATCGCGCGGGATGGTGCACACGTCGTGATCGACGGTGCGGGGTGCTGTGTGCGCGATACTGGGATTGAACCAGTGACCTCTTCCGTGTCAGGGAAGCGCTCTCCCGCTGAGCTAATCGCGCGGGGGATCCGGAGATCCAGGATCCGAAGATCCAGTGGACGATACTGGGATTGAACCAGTGACCCCTTCCGTGTCAGGGAAGTGCTCTCCCGCTGAGCTAATCGTCCTTGGAGGTGGAGACGGGATTTGAACCCGTGTAGACGGCTTTGCAGGCCGTTGCCTCGCCTCTCGGCCACTCCACCAGGAGTGATAACAGGGGTTCGGGAAGATCCCCCACATCGAGCGGACGACGAGATTCGAACTCGCGACCCTCACCTTGGCAAGGTGATGCTCTACCAACTGAGCCACGTCCGCTTGTCGTTTCCGTTCCGCTTGCGCGTCCCGGCGACGTGTTGAACTCTAGCGGATTCCTGGGCCAGTACAAAAACGCGTTTCCGCAGCGTGCTGACCTGCGCGCCGATCGGGGTGCCCGTCGCGGCGCCCCGGAGGGTTCGCGTGGCGTTCACTCGCCGTGTCGCCCGAGTGGCGCGCAGCCCCGCGCGCACGAGGCCGCACACACGAACCCGGGGACCCGGTCCACCCGACCTAGACTCGATGCGTGCACGACTTTGCTCCTCTGGCCCGCTTCGGCGGCCTCGTCGCGACCGATCTCCGGGACGTCACCCATGACCCCGAGGCCCTGGACTCCACCGGCTTCTGGGCCGTCTGCGCGGACTTCGAAGGCCGTCTGACCTGCGCCCGCTTCGGCGACGTGCGGCCCGACCCGGTGCCCACGCCCGTGCCGGGAGCCTGGCGAGGACCGGGGGCCGGTGACTGGGCGTCCTCGCTCGACCGCGCCGCGTACACCGCGGGCGTCCGGCGCGTGCGCGAGCACATCGCGCGCGGCGAGGTCTACCAGGCGAACCTCTGCCGGGTCCTGACCGCGCCGCTGCCGGACCCGGCCGCCGCCGACGTCGACGCCCTGACCGCGCTGCTCGCCCGGGGCAACCCGGCTCCCTACGCCGGAACGATCCGCCTCCCCGCCCACGGTGTGGAGATCGCCACCGCTTCTCCCGAGCTCTACCTCCGTCGCGAAGGGGCCCTGATCACCTCGGGCCCCATCAAGGGCACCGGCCGCACCACCGCCGACCTCCTCCCCAAGGACCACGCCGAGAACGTGATGATCGTCGACCTGGTCCGCAACGACCTGGGACGCGTCAGCGCGACCGGCACCGTCGCCGTCCCCGCCCTCTGCGCGGTCGAGGAGCACCCCGGCCTCGTCCATCTCGTCTCCACCGTCACCG
The sequence above is a segment of the Streptomyces sp. NBC_01255 genome. Coding sequences within it:
- a CDS encoding chorismate-binding protein, with the protein product MHDFAPLARFGGLVATDLRDVTHDPEALDSTGFWAVCADFEGRLTCARFGDVRPDPVPTPVPGAWRGPGAGDWASSLDRAAYTAGVRRVREHIARGEVYQANLCRVLTAPLPDPAAADVDALTALLARGNPAPYAGTIRLPAHGVEIATASPELYLRREGALITSGPIKGTGRTTADLLPKDHAENVMIVDLVRNDLGRVSATGTVAVPALCAVEEHPGLVHLVSTVTGLLREDAGWPELLDATFPPGSVTGAPKSSALRIIEALETAPRGPYCGGIGWVDADADTAELAVGIRTFWIDRPEGVLRFGTGAGITWGSDPEREWEETELKASRLVAIASGAYESDACEASGKAISR
- a CDS encoding aminoglycoside phosphotransferase family protein gives rise to the protein MARAAAHRPGTPCHCASDSVGVLADRDDGTVVRHGPLVAKAHAPDTDPEAHRARLALAAHPDVDGILLPPLPLPVPAQGGGGAALEGRPVTVWPYGPPVAPDDPDAAPWEDAARLLALLHRTPPPPAPAPRLPAMRAPLKVALAVDRMRRTAPDHPAAGIVLSAWRTIPDAGPSGPRLLCHGDFHLGQLVREPRPVGDGPWRLIDIDDLGLGDPAWDLARPAAWFAAGILPPEVWSRFLGAYQEAAGPAVGADPWVQLDVPARALTVQTAALALAKSVAERRPLDEVEDVMIDTCARIAGHRTDPAASAST
- a CDS encoding TFIIB-type zinc ribbon-containing protein translates to MQCPKCHAAMHTYNRNGVQIEQCSGCRGIFLDFGELEALTRLESQWSQQAPPAPQAYPAQPAPAAPAWGAPHQGGHHGGHYRQRGFGRMLFSS